The window TCAGTTTAAGCTCTGCTTTAACAACTCAGCCCTGATAAAGGGACACTGAGGCCCGTGGTTTCAGAAACTAGATTAAAGTGGCCtctcttttgaaaataaaaatcctaATGAAGAGTTAAGGAATATTAGGCAAATACCATATAGTACCCCTTCCTAAATCCTAAATTAGGGAGAGATTGTTAGCTTATGTGGCAGTTACTACTTTATTGTATAAGTCTGGCCCGTGGCAGGATGCCAACATTTCTTTTTCTTGGATAAAAAAGATAATAAAATGGAAGGCAAATTCCTGTGTCCACTAAACTTGTCTTGCTGCTCTGCCTGGAGTCCCTCTTACCATACATTTTTGCTGCCTGTATTCAGTGGCTGAGTTGCTTTCTTTGTGCCTTGCAGTTCAATTATATATGAGAGAAATTATACCGAGCGGTTGAAATATGGGTGGGAAAAAATCCAGTTGACTTTAGATTGCAGTCACGTCATGGAAAAGTGACTTGATTAGTCCTATCTTAGAACCCTTTTGAGGCATGGCCATGTGGCGGTGTTTCAATGTCACGCTGTTTGCCTGGAATCTTCTCCCCTGAAAGTTCCTGCTGCCATGCTCGGTTTTATGTCAACCAAATTAGCTTTGGAGCCTTAAACTGGGAAAGCAGAACTGACAATCTGCTCTGCTGTGCAGAATTTTGTACTCTGAAGCCATTTTGTGGAAAtgactcttcccccccacccccaagtgcaTAACTTTTCAATCACTTCCTATTCTGATATTCATTGCATTGAAACTAGCAATATGCTTCATATACTCCTTGCATAATGCGGGTGGCTGGGTGAAAATCAGAAACTTTATATTCAATGTCTTGTACTGGAGTTCTCATATTCAGGTGCGAATTGATCTAAGGCTTAGCAGAAATGGTGTTTTATCAGAGGGGTATGAGTCAGTTTATAACCCATTGTATTGTAATATCATACCATCTTTTCCCGGACTTCTGAGAGTAGAAAGAGGTAGTACAGTATGAAGGATTGGTTGCCCAAGGAGCCCAAGCGGGGAACATTCTTCCCTCTGAAGCCTTTGGCTTCTCATATACGTGAAGCATATCTCTAAGCAAAGTAAGACGAGCTCTGGGTTCCCCAAGCATTACCTGTTTGCACAGAGTGGAAATCCTGTACTTTAGTTTCCAGACTACTGCTGTAAGAGGATTTGCTAAAAGGAGCAAAGGAGATAGTGGTGAAGTGGCTCTAATCTAAGATTCAATTATTGTCAGCTGGTAGGGTGGTAGTTCTATTACTAGAGTACCGGGAGGAACCAGTCTGAATTGAGATCCCCATTGTGGTGGACTCCATCAGTGTAGTAAAAGGCAGTgctctgccctaaagagctttcTAACTCCTTCAAAAGACAAAGCAAACAGGTAGATGCTGCCCACAATGGTGAGGGATAATAGGAATGGGAATGCGTTGGTACCCAGATTAGCAATGCGTACTGCGGATAGGTGTCAGGGTGATTTAAAGATGCCAATGAAAAGTTTAATGAGTAGCTGTATAGTCTGACATTGAACTGTCGGTTCTGAACTGGCAAGGTGGTAATGTTGACTTCTgttgtcttttatttttttttctgtttatcttAGCAAAGCACTCTCTGTTTTTAATCTCTTTATGAGAGTGAGCACTTGGAATGACTCGTACAGATATATGGATCCAATCCTGCTGTTGCTTATTTATGCAGAATTCCCATTAACTCCATTGGGTTCTGTGTATGCCTAACCAAGGATGGAATTTGGACTCCAATCTATTTGTATCTAAGCACTCCCTTGATTTCCTGGTTGATCTGTAGTTAATCTGGAGCTTTATTATGGGTTTTATCTTACTaactttaaaggtgacctgcaaagaatgtttgctttttttcatgATTGCTTTATGATATTCCaaattttgagatttttaaaaaaattcttttctgCTTGTCTTTTACATACAAATGCAGGTGGTATATCTTCTTCTTTTCCCTGGAAGACTCTATGGACAAATGGAGAGATGGTAGGATTATGATATCAAAAATACCGGGGAAGTGATATTTATTCAAGCTCTAAAATCAATTTAATTCAATGCCTGACAATCAGTtgaaagacatttttttttttttttttttgttgaaaagatTCCATGCCCGAACCTTCCAGTTGAGGGCTGAGAACTCCCCTTCCAGTTCTTTGTCCTCTAAAGAAACCTCCAGCAAAAAAGTGAACAAGGAAGAGAAGATGCTTCTGACATGAAACAAATGACTCAAACTCCTTTAGACTGTATTCATTATAAGCAAACCAAAAAGGATCCTTGTTTCAGTTTGTCCCTTTGCAGATCACCTTTAAAGCATCAGATAAtcttaattaaataaattaatgtagATTTGAGGCCCATAGTCTTTTGGTTACTGACTTCACACATGTATCGGGTGAGTCTTGTTTGTGCACTAACATTTGGTGTAGTTTCTTCATTGACTAATAACCTTATATTGAACAAGGACAGCAGCATTGTAGAGGAGGCCAGTCCTGGTAGGGAATTGTTTTTCATGGTAATGATGGCCAAAATGCATCCTGTATGCAATTTTTAACTTACCACTGTCTCATGCAAACCTCTTTCTTTATTCACCGCATGTTGGTGTGTTACTCAGCTCTGCAAAGCATTTCAGTTACTTTAAATGCTTTCTTTGCATTTCCAGAAGGGTGTCAGCAATGCAGAGTAAAATGTTAATAGTGAGGGGGAATTGGAAAGGGAAGTTGGTCACATTTGTTCTGTTTTACTCAAGTTTGGGTCTCAATACCTGAAAGAGATCTGACAGATGGTTAAAATGGGAGCCATGTCCGTATCAACAGAATTTGAATGAATTTGGCTTGATGTTTATTTGACTTGACTGGTATCTTCTGATAATAAGCGTGGATCAAACCCAGTTTTTCTTTGAGCCATTCTGACCCCAGCGCTGAGATCACGTTGCTAAACCTGTGTTGACTAAACCAAACTTAACCAGCTGGCCTGGATGAGCGTCACACGTTAATCCTGTTGGCACTGTAACATGGGGTGTGTTAAAAATACATACCTGCGTCAAACCATTCCAGTGGCTTGCTGTAGGGATACAAATGGATCTTTTAACAAACTGTCACATCTTGTGTTAATTTCCATGTTGCTGCCAAATTCATGAACACATTGGAAAGACAGTTGGGGCTGGTGAACTTGTGTGTTCCAATAACTGTCGTCCATTTCTGGTGATTTCTCCCTGTGGGGAAGAGATTGATTAATGCAGATAACTGAAAAACATGATTCAGAATAGTATCACAGGGACCTCTCTCATCAGTGTAAAGCACACTTTAAAATACACATGCCACAGATGGAGCTAGTGACAAGATTTTTCACCAGTTTGTTGGGTTTTATCCCCCACTTGCTGCTCGTTGGCTGCGTGATGACTGCTATGAAAAGCAGTTTTGAGTCCTAGAAACAGCATAAAACAGCTGATGAGTTTTAGCCACAAGGTGGCAGCACTCCACTACTGATTACTGAATTTGATAAGAACATGTGTACACAATAGTTGTATCTTAATCTGACAGACTGGGAACCGGTTTAAGCACATCTGCTTCTTTTGGGTGACAAAACTTGTTAACCTTTCAGGACTGATAGTTTGCACCATCTTTAGTGATAATGCTTTATATTTTTCTTGATGCTTAACTTGCTGCTGCTACTGTTATTGCTGTGTGTATGTATCTGACTCATTGCTGGTAATTGTGGTAACAGGCTCTAAGAAGAAAATACGATTGGTCCTAATTAGACGCTTCCCTCGGTCTCGTCCCATCCTAAAGGTCCGTAAGAGGTCTTTCAGAGCAGGTGGGTGGCGCTGATCACAGATCGCTGTGTGGGTGATGGGAACCTCTTCTAAATTCTGCACTTTCCAAATGCTGCTTAAGGAGTGCTTGTGGTTTGGGTGTGTGTAAGCACAGGTGTTTAAAGGTGTGCTTGGTCCATAACCGTATGTTGCTTGCTGATCTGACTTTCTAAAATGGGGAATTTTGTGAATTGCAACTTCAAAACAAGAGCACTTTTGTACTCTTGCTAAATCACCTTGTATGGACCATCTATCCTGTGCAGAAAACTGAGAATTGAAACACGCTAGGTGCAGGTCTCATGATGAGTGGTACACGTGCCTTCagacccctgcttcattcagcaAATGGGCAGTTATTCagtgtttctctttctctccataTTCAGTATCAGGCCCCTGGTCTCATTTACTGTACACTATCCAAAACCTGCACTGAATACAAAATTAATCATTTCTTCTTGGgcatttctgtgatatttgtctTTCATAAGCACTAATGAAGTTATCTTCATGACTCTTGTGAGATTACATGGTAGCATTCCCATTCTGCATGTGGGAAATagagagattaaggccaaaaTTGCAAAATTTCCTAGAAGCTGCTAGGAAAGTTCAGCCCATAGACGGAGCATCCTCAGTAAAAAATTTAGCTGCTAAACTCTTGACTCTCTGCACGTGTGAACTGACGTTTTTTCAGTTTAACTTGGTCAGATTTGGGAAAATTCTCATAGGCATGGAAAAAGACACATGCTTGACCCCAGGGCGACCCTCCTGCCAAACATCATCTCCCTGTGCCAAAAGCATGGAGGTGCTATAGCTTCTCAGCGATggctggaagaatttttttttttttttaaaaggaccaaACACTTCTCCTACTctcttggaaacagctgaactgttcTAGCTGAAACTTGCATATAGAAAAGCCAGAGGCAAACACCTGGCATGGGAAATTTCAACTCAAATGGCTAAAATTAAGTAAAGTTATCAGACCCTGGCTTTGGTCATTTATAAAGGAAAGTGTCAGGCAATCTGAGCTGTAAGTGATGCTATCTTCACTACCTACACTAGTGTCAGCAAGCTGGGGCTTTGCTCTTATATGGGTGTGGTTCTTGTATGTTCAGCTCCAGAACATCTGACTGCTGGAATAAACTGGTCCACTGAGTTAGACATGCAATTAAAAGTCCTTTCCCCTTTGCTTATCCAGAATGATGTTGGAAGAGGGGCTCCTGCGGGGAGAGACCTTCGGCTGTTAGCTTTCCTAGAGAGGGGTGGCTCTGGGGATATTTTAAAAGCAGCAGACAGTGATGCTTACCAATGGGCATTTCAGGAAAACAGTGGAGTTAGAGAAGCACAACTGGCTATTTTAGCCACATTGTCTGTGGCTCCAGGTCATGAAGAGGAAGCATCCTGTCTGGTCATAGCTGCAAGACTGGACCTGATTCTCCGTGTGTATTGAACTAAAACAAGCTGAGCATTATTTTCTGATCACTTGTCCATGGGCAGTGACAATTTCCAGTGTCGCTCTCCAGTAAGAATGTAGCTGTCCCAGGTCTTAGCCTGTGATCTTTAATCTATCAGGAAGATGTaaaattgctgctgctgtttctgccacCGAGCTTATTCTGTTTGGCActatccctcctcacccccacatTTTAGCCCCTAATCTGAGAGGGATTCGTGTGTTGTCCTGTGCTGGGGTTCCCTTCTGTGTAAATGTGGAGTGGTGCACAAGGGCAAAGGAGGAAGCACAGGAGAGTGAATCTGAACCTGCATTAATGACAGCTCTGCTCCATGGTGGCAGAGTTGTTACTGCCTAGTAGTAGGAATGAGGCCTACGCAGAGCATGCAGATCCAAATTTTATTTGGCACCAGCATGAATTTCAGTATGTGGGGTTGTCCTGGATTTGACTGGCAGCCTGCATTAGGGAAGGAGCAGGCATGCAAAGGTCTTCCATCTAGGGAGGTACTGTCAATTGCCTACCCTCATGTAGCCTGTTTTCTCTCTCGGGTTCCCTGTTGTGCTCCAGGCAGTATCATTAAGGCCTTTGTGTTGGTCTATCAGGAGATTGTTGCTGTGCTGAAGTTTAATTAGCTACTGTTTAACTCAGTCCCATATCACACACAAGTGACATCGCAGACACACACAAGCGGCAAGTGCCTGCCTGAAAGCTTGCAGTTTAGACACAGGCCTGCAGGAGCGAATGATAAAGGGTAGTGTAGGAATTAAGGAAGAAGTGAGAATAAATCATGGCGTGTTCACTGTTCTCTCTCAGCATTTTTAATATAAACCTTTGGGACAGTATCCGGAATGAAACCTGAAAAAGAGAGCTCCGGGGAAGGATTTGAAAGATCATGGAGGCTGTCCAATGTATAACGGAGCATCTGAATAGGCAAGATCTGGTTGGACGAACAGGGTAGTCTAGGATGAGGTGTAACATTCAGGCCCTTGGAGACAAGGTGTTGAGAGAAGACCTTTGCAGAGGGATGGATCTTCTCATAATGGAAATATCAACTCCTTAGCACATGTATGcacacaaaaaaataataaaaattgccGTTTAACTCTAGCTGTTCCAGTTGGAAGCTGAAATTTCATCCACTGCAGCGTCCACCCAAAACGTGCAAACCTAGCTCCTTCCTTCCTTGGCTCCCCAAACCTTACTGACCCTGCTTTCTCCACGCTGTCTATGCTTAGTAAAAATAACTTCCTCCTGCTCCAGGTCACCGAGCCCCACCAGCAAGGAGCGGCCATCGTTGTGTAGCAGATAACGCTAACCTGTACGTGTTCGGCGGGTATAACCCGGACTACGATGAGTCTGGTGGGCCAGAGAATGAAGACTACCCTCTCTTCAGGGAACTTTGGCGCTATAACTTTGCGACAGGTGCATGGCATCAAATGGGCACCGAGGGCTACATGCCTAGAGAACTAGCATCCATGTCACGTGAGTACGGGAATTCAGTTACCGGCTGTGAAATCTGTTCTAGCGGAATGCCCTAGTGCTGTGCAGATCTAGCTGTGTAAAGATAACATGGTATAACTAGAGCGCGAGAGAGCTGTGCTCTGTTTTGACTCTCCCATGGACTTACTGTGTGTGGGCAGGTCACTATTACTGTCGCCCTCTTTCATCTCACCCACCTGTTTCCCAAAGTGCCTGCCATAAATCTAAAATGAGcgattctgggtgcccaacttgagacaactTGACGGGGCCTGACTTTGAGGACTGGTGTCCAGTGTTTGCTGAAAATCAGCCCTCTCTTAAGGCATCCAAAAATTGACCTCCCAAATTACTAGCTTATCTTGAAATTGTAGGCCCCTGTCACCAAAGCCTCCTTACCTTTCTCCTGTGCCACACTTCAAGATCTGCAGGTGACGAGCACTGAGTGCAGAGAATTCTGCCTTCCCTCCACACATGCCTGAAATGTTAGCTCTTTGTCCTCTCAACAGAGACAATAATAGCGCAGTCTCTTTCCGTTCTCCCAGTACGTCGTGTGACCCAAACCTGTGCTCCTCTTTCCTAGTTGTGTTGCACGGGAACAATCTGTTGGTATTTGGCGGCACTGGGATCCCATTTGGGGAGAGTAACGGCAATGATGTCCACGTCTGCAACGTGAAGTACAAGCGATGGGCACTGCTCAGCTGCCGAGGGAAGAAACCCAATCGAATATATGGACAGGTACCAAGGGAAACCCAGAGTGCAAAAGGCAGCCCTTATTAAGTAGCCTTCTAGTGCCCCAAATGGATGGGATGCAACTCTGCCCCACTTCGCTTAGAAGATATGCATGTGCTAAGCTACCTGTTCATTGGACGTTCAGTGGTTCTTTGTCTagtgccttccccctcccctctgcttgtGGCCAGGACTGTTGTCCTTggaagggtgtgtctacacttaaaacactacagcagcacaattTCAGCACTTCAGGGTAGACGCTTACTATAataacaggaggggttctcctgttgcCATAgggaatccacctccccaagaggagaTGGCGTGaggtggacagaagaattcttttgtcGACCTCGTTATCTACAccgggggttaggttggcatggTTATGTCTctaaagtgtgaaaaatccaccccctgaACTACAAAGCCATGCCAATGTAAGTTCCCAATGCTGACCAGCCCTTACGCTTTGTCAAAGATCAAAAGTATAACAGAGGCTTGTCGGTGGTAGAACAATAGGAATTGATGcttggaagtttttaaaagaagtttttAATGGGAGTGGATTGGCCGATGCAGTGTTAGTGCATCAAAGTTGACCAATGGAAGGGAGCTTCTGTGAGCTTCTGTGGCTGTTTTTTGTCAGTTTCTGTGGTGAGGGAACTTCAGAAGATTTAATGCTCACAAACCGCAATGTCAGATAGTAAAGTCTTTCTAGAACACATCTAATATTCTTACTTTTGTACCACTCGTGATAAGTCTTGGGTTAAATAGGTTGTACTCATCTATACCAGGCTATCCCCGTATGCACACACATAGCAGATGTCATCTCCGCTTGCATCTAGGTACTGTCCTCAAGTGAGGGATGTATAAAGCATATTcactgtccccagctctgcctgtgtgCCAGAGAAGTGTCCACATCTCTGCTACTGCCTGAGATCATTTGTGATGCCTCCTTCTTGACTGCACCTTTGCCCAGTGCTGTAAATGGATGGACATTTAAAACACTCTGGAATTGTAAAGGCTGCCTCGTCTGCCATCTTGCATGTGTCGTTTGCCATGCAAAGGGTTTATATCCTTGTCACTGATATGTGCTAATTGTATGTCTGTGATAAAACGCTCACCATTCTGGTCGCTGGTCAGCCCAGTACAGATTCACAAAGTTAATTGTGGTTGGACTTGAACATGCAAACAGCCCCTAGTGCACTGATctgtctattttattttttttagtgcaTTCAGAACACAGCAGCTCCGAGCACCTTGCTTGCGATTCAGACTGTCgctttccctctttgaatcctTCCACATACTTCATTTTGCCTCTCATATCAAATTTAAGCTTCTCGATGTGATAGTGGGAatgttctgtaatattttttCTGAAGCCGGCGTGCGCTATGCGTTGCAGGGTTACCTAGGGGTAGAAAGGGTGGTTTGCTCTCTGCCCGAGGCTCAGAGAGACAGGTTGGAATGGCTTCCAAGGGAGTATCTGAGCAGACTGGCAAATCAAGTCATCAGGACGTTGATACCTAGCAACCAACGACCTTAGATGGCCCATCTCTCTGCAGGAAACCAAGCAGTGTTTGCTCAGCTCCAGAGCAAGGACTGGGAAGGCACTAGGGGGTGGTTACGGCTTGGCTGCTGAGGGCTTCTGGGGACACACCTGAACTGGGGACAGAGAGGTCAATTAGACTGTGCTGGAACTTGCTTTTCTCCGTGCTACCCAATGACTTCCCTGTGCCATGTTCCCATCAACTAATAAACTCATCTGTGTTACAGTGCCAGGTTAGTGGAGGAGGTGCTTTGCTCCCTACGATTGTACAAGCCTGCCTCAGCTGGACTCAGTAAACGGAGCTCCCGCTGTGCAGCAGGGCTGCTGATGGCCCCGATGTCCAGTCTAAGGAGGCAGGGAGGCTCTGGAGCAAGCCTGAGACCCTGGAGGTCTGGCACACTCAAGGGGTTCTGCCTAGAGACCGTTGGGGCCGGAGCACCAATCTTGTGGATCTGTGATACTCTTCTTCCTCTTCATATTCCATCGCTGCTCCCATTTCTTACCACTCTGCCAGGAATCCTGGCTCACGCTCCCCATCGCTCATCTTTGCCTTCCCCCATGCTACTCCATAGGCCCAGAACTCCCTGTATCCTCCACACGCCCCTCTGCTTCCAAATCCCCTTCAAACTCCCTCCTGCTATAAAGCCTGCGTGTGATAACCTTGCCCTACAATGCGCTTCAGGGTAGAACTAGTGCAGTAGGGGTTGCCTATTTAAAATGTAAGCACCTCCGGGTAGGGCTCAAACTGCTGCTGAGGGCCCAGTCTGGAGGGCCTTAGCGCTATTCTGAAATGAAAAACCTTGTTCTAAACcagcttctctccttccctctgttGGGTCTCTTCATGCAAGTGATGTCATTGGCCCCCGGTCTGCATTGACTGACCAGTACTGAGCAAGTGACCTGCTGGCTTTATGGGCTTTGATGTGGCTCTTTCTCCACGAAGGGGCACTCATTTCCCCACCTGCTTTTCTCCTAGCCCCATTTTATGGGAAGTAGCTACCTGTCCACAGCTACAATGACTCCATTAAGCCCTGGTGAGCAGCTCCaggctgcctcttcccctcctctgctGCATCCTTTCTGGAAATGTGCTTTTGTAGGTGATAAAGGGCCAGTTTTGTAGCGTATACGTGGGTCATGAAGAACAGGACATCTCACCTTCCTTCACTCACTGAACTAACACTTCACGTCTAACAGGCCTGCCTTCTTTCTTTCCTTATCTTCCAGGCTATGGCTATCATTAACGGATCCCTGTATGTTTTTGGAGGAACAACTGGTTACATTTATAGCACAGATCTACATAAATTAGACCTTAACACTAGGGAATGGATACAACTGAAACCAAACAACATGCACTGTGACATGCCAGAGGAGAGGTGAGCCGCTGACGTTTTTACATTCCCTGCGAGCTTTCGTTTGGTCCAAGATGCGTATTTTGAAAGGAAATTTGATAGACTTGATATGAAAAACGACTCTCTGCTTGAATGGCAAATGCATTATCTCAAGAGGGCCTTGACTAGGGAACACACTGTAACTTGTCTGAAGTGGGAAAAATTGAAAGAGCTAATGGACGCGTTTATTAGCAATAGTCATGTGTGTCTGAAGACTTGCACTTCTGGTGAATGGATCCAGTGAAGAAAGTGGCAAATGCCTCAATCTTGATACTAAAACTGGACTGCACAACACTAGGACAGTTGCAGGGTTCTGTGCTGGCTGGTTGGTGaactgtgggggagggaaggaggctgTATGTGACCCATCTCTTGTCTGATCCTGTAATGTGATGCCAGATCAGAAGATGATCAAGCTATTTTTATGCAGGGCAGTTGCAAGAATACCTTACTTCTCTCAGGGTTTGGATTTGCTGCCTGGGTTGCTCGTGAAAGCACCCAAGTAAAACTCCTGCCACTGGAGACTGCTTTAGGACAACAGAGCTAGGCTGTATCAGCCTAAGCCACTCAAGCTAGTCATGTTTAGAATAGCTTTCAGTTCTGGACAGCAAGGGAGTTATTGACttcttgtgatgctggctttGCACCCTCAGGTACAGACATGAAATTGCACATGATGGTCAGAGGATTTATATCTTGGGAGGTGGAACTTCCTGGACTGCTTATTCCTTGGATAAGGTAAAgagatcaaaataaataaatgaaaagaccTAGGCATTTGGCAGTGGAGGGGTTGAGACAGAGCAGAGCACAGTCAGAACACTCTCTTCATCCCCAGCATGCCATCTTATTTTCACACTAGGGAAGAGGATAGGAATTGGGATTACCAGAAGGGAGAAGAACCTGTTATAAAtgtactcctggggaaatttgGCGCAACTATGCACGTGCAGAATTTCTGTCCTGTGCAGATTTCTTTATTTCCCTgcggaaaaatgactttctgatggggaagcaaagggaagccacaggaGCAGTCACATGCTCTTCCCCAGCAGCACAAGCGCATTGTCTCGGGCacctggagcagcccacagagaggtaaatcactgcaggggATGCCTCGATGCTGGACATGGACCTCTGGGACAGGCCCAGcacttgtgctgtgtcagggtcgggTGCAGCCTCGCTGCTGAGTCCATGGaactgcagggtgatctcccacctctgtgcagccagtctCTTGTGCTTCCCActctacatttatttattgacagatagaaaagaaaaagaaaaattctgcaaattttatgtggcaaattccctcaggagtataaATGTTTgcgtaattaaaaaaatattgaattgtgAAGGAATGAGTTTACTACCAATTTGTTGTGGTGAATCCCAAATTAAGAAGTCATTTGGTAGATTCTCAACAACCGCAACAGTTTCCCAAAGTAACTTTGTAGTTCTGTTGATAAGGATCAATCTCTTGACATGGTTAAAGGAAAACGATGTTCTGCTAGAGCAACTTTCCAGATGTACTGTATGTGCCAAACTAAGGAGGCTTTGATAGGAAGCATTAAAAGGAATAGAATGATATGGGGAGTCAGGTGTGTGTCTGACTGTCTACtatactcctcctcccctccacccccgacTTGTGCTCAATTTCTAATGGTAAATACTTCGTTTTCACATCTTCTTTTTGTGGAGGAAATAGGTTTTAGATGCCAAGACACTTAATGGACAGGGAGAGGACTTTAAATGatgctacatttttaaaaaacttcataTTTGTCACAGTTCAAATGATTTGTCCTCCTCTCCCTGTTCTTTGTGCTCCGTATCTTTCTTGCTAGATGAGTATATCTTGATGCAACTAACTACTGCTGGGAGCGGGGAGAAGgggaaattatgttcttaaacaaGAGAAATGTAGGACTGATAGTTAAACTGGACGTGTCTTTCCTTCAAccgtgggaattttttttttttttttcagacctAGATGTAACTATTACAGACTGTCAAACTTGTGTGTTGTGATGATGCTTTTCTGCCTGGATTTTATTGTGGGCACTGTTTTGTGATACCTCTTTGTGTCAAAACCAGGGTAAAAGTTACTTATAGTGGCTGGCAAAGAGAAACCATTCTTGGCACTGCGTATGGCAGTTGAAGATAGTTTCCTGATGCTTTAATGTGTTGCGTACCCTCAGTTCTTTCTGACGGCAATGGGACtgaagggtgctcagcaccagaCCAGGATTGGGTCTTGTGCCGGTAGCTGCCTCTCCCTATTAATTTTTTCCTGACAGCACCATATGAGCTAATGTGTCACCTTTGTCCTTCTTAAGATCCATGCATACAACCTTGAAACAAACACCTGGGAGGAAATTGCAACGAGACCTCATGAGAAAATAGGTACGTTTTGGGACTGCAGACTTCTTACTCTTTTAACTAAATGGGATGGCAGGGAGATTGCCTCCTAGGAGCAGATGACACTCAGAAGTTCAAAGCCTT of the Gopherus flavomarginatus isolate rGopFla2 chromosome 1, rGopFla2.mat.asm, whole genome shotgun sequence genome contains:
- the KLHDC10 gene encoding kelch domain-containing protein 10 isoform X3, giving the protein MDKWRDGSKKKIRLVLIRRFPRSRPILKVRKRSFRAGHRAPPARSGHRCVADNANLYVFGGYNPDYDESGGPENEDYPLFRELWRYNFATGAWHQMGTEGYMPRELASMSLVLHGNNLLVFGGTGIPFGESNGNDVHVCNVKYKRWALLSCRGKKPNRIYGQAMAIINGSLYVFGGTTGYIYSTDLHKLDLNTREWIQLKPNNMHCDMPEERYRHEIAHDGQRIYILGGGTSWTAYSLDKIHAYNLETNTWEEIATRPHEKIGFPAARRCHSCVQIKNDVFVCGGYNGEVILGDVWKLNLQTFQWVKLPAVMPEPVYFHCAAVTPAGCMYVHGGVVNIHENKRTGSLFKMWLVVPTLLELSWEKLLGFFPHLATLSRSQLLHLGLTQGLIERLK
- the KLHDC10 gene encoding kelch domain-containing protein 10 isoform X1; amino-acid sequence: MSAAEGGWDGNRRRGGAGGRGSGGGCSGDGPGAVPAGGLLNRFVQLPSRPHLAGSKKKIRLVLIRRFPRSRPILKVRKRSFRAGHRAPPARSGHRCVADNANLYVFGGYNPDYDESGGPENEDYPLFRELWRYNFATGAWHQMGTEGYMPRELASMSLVLHGNNLLVFGGTGIPFGESNGNDVHVCNVKYKRWALLSCRGKKPNRIYGQAMAIINGSLYVFGGTTGYIYSTDLHKLDLNTREWIQLKPNNMHCDMPEERYRHEIAHDGQRIYILGGGTSWTAYSLDKIHAYNLETNTWEEIATRPHEKIGFPAARRCHSCVQIKNDVFVCGGYNGEVILGDVWKLNLQTFQWVKLPAVMPEPVYFHCAAVTPAGCMYVHGGVVNIHENKRTGSLFKMWLVVPTLLELSWEKLLGFFPHLATLSRSQLLHLGLTQGLIERLK
- the KLHDC10 gene encoding kelch domain-containing protein 10 isoform X2, whose translation is MSAAEGGWDGNRRRGGAGGRGSGGGCSGDGPGAVPAGGLLNRFVQLPSRPHLAGHRAPPARSGHRCVADNANLYVFGGYNPDYDESGGPENEDYPLFRELWRYNFATGAWHQMGTEGYMPRELASMSLVLHGNNLLVFGGTGIPFGESNGNDVHVCNVKYKRWALLSCRGKKPNRIYGQAMAIINGSLYVFGGTTGYIYSTDLHKLDLNTREWIQLKPNNMHCDMPEERYRHEIAHDGQRIYILGGGTSWTAYSLDKIHAYNLETNTWEEIATRPHEKIGFPAARRCHSCVQIKNDVFVCGGYNGEVILGDVWKLNLQTFQWVKLPAVMPEPVYFHCAAVTPAGCMYVHGGVVNIHENKRTGSLFKMWLVVPTLLELSWEKLLGFFPHLATLSRSQLLHLGLTQGLIERLK